The Scleropages formosus chromosome 11, fSclFor1.1, whole genome shotgun sequence genome window below encodes:
- the nox5 gene encoding NADPH oxidase 5: MSLDEDTRWLEWVTRQFETIAGEDKEIDLEEFKTALKVKESFFAERFFALFDSDGSSSISLDELLKALDLLIHGSETDKLRFLFQVYDVDGSGSIDPDELRTVLKSCLRESAISLPEEKLDDLTLALFESADKDHSGSITFEELKAELESFPEVMENLTISAANWLKPPDLEEKKRHPPRYLTPAYWHNNSRKLLFLCGYACLNVLLFAVAAWRHASGGPWFMLAKGCGQCLNFNCTFVVVLMLRRCLTWLRATWVVRVLPLDQNILLHQIVGYAILVFTVVHTFAHVMNFARMSHSHNTYRLWEYLLTTRPGIGWVAGLASISGVILQLLVCLMVLCSCTFVRRSGHFEIFYWSHLSYIWVWVLLVLHCANFWKWFVVPGFAFLLEKVVGSAISHMNGLYIVEVNLLPSKVTHLVIKRPQFFHFKPGDYVYINIPAIAKYEWHPFTISSAPEQQDTLWLHIRSMGQWTNRLYEYFRQADTPAASTKRLTMNMTNGQHRRKVQELFHSMACSDTVASNRDDAIELTSYRPSVVPQAPHSSAVECMGHAELGESPHLREVSAKLGDSHKFCNIKCYVDGPYGTPTRQIFTSEHAVLIGAGIGITPFASILQSIMYRYRMRKQNCPNYSYSWCENIKDNEMKLRKVDFIWINRDQKSFEWFVSLLTKLEMDQADKEPEGRFLEMHMYMTSALSKNDMKAIGLQMALDLLAKKEKKDSITGLRTRTQPGRPDWGKVFQKVAEEKKGKVHVFFCGSPALGKLIKAHCERFGFSFCKENF; encoded by the exons TCCTTCTTTGCGGAGAGGTTCTTTGCGCTGTTTGATTCAGACGGCAGCAGCTCCATCAGCCTAGATGAGCTGCTGAAGGCCCTGGACCTCCTCATCCATGGCAGTGAGACAGACAAACTGCGCTTCCTCTTCCAGGTGTATGACGTGGATG GCAGTGGCTCTATTGACCCCGATGAGTTGCGCACAGTGCTCAAATCGTGCCTGCGTGAAAGTGCAATCTCTCTACCTGAGGAGAAGCTGGATGACTTGACCCTGGCCCTGTTTGAGTCTGCTGACAAGGACCACAGTGGCTCCATCACCTTTGAGGAGTTGAAAGCAGAGCTGGAGAGTTTCCCGGAGGTGATGGAGAACCTCACCATCAG TGCTGCCAACTGGCTGAAGCCACCGGACCTAGAAGAGAAGAAACGGCACCCCCCGCGGTACCTGACTCCAGCCTACTGGCACAACAACAGCCGCAAGCTGCTCTTCCTTTGCGGCTATGCGTGTCTGaatgtgctgctgtttgctgtggCTGCATGGCGCCATGCTTCCGGGGGACCCTGGTTCATGCTTGCCAAGGGCTGCGGCCAGTGCCTCAACTTCAACTGCACTTTTGTTGTG GTGCTGATGCTGCGGCGCTGTCTAACCTGGCTTCGGGCTACCTGGGTGGTACGGGTCCTGCCCCTGGACCAGAACATCCTGCTGCATCAGATTGTAGGCTATGCCATCTTGGTCTTCACCGTTGTCCACACATTCGCTCACGTCATGAACTTCG CGCGCATGTCCCACAGCCACAATACCTACAGACTGTGGGAGTACCTGCTGACCACACGGCCAGGGATTGGCTGGGTTGCCGGCCTAGCCTCCATCTCTGGGGTGATACTGCAGCTGCTCGTCTGCCTCATGGTGTTGTGTTCCTGTACCTTTGTGCGCCGCAGCGGCCACTTTGAG ATCTTCTATTGGTCACATCTCTCCTACATCTGGGTTTGGGTCCTGCTGGTACTGCACTGTGCCAACTTCTGGAAGTGGTTTGTGGTTCCTGGGTTTGCCTTCCTGCTGGAGAAGGTGGTGGGCAGTGCAATCTCACACATGAATGGGCTGTACATCGTGGAGGTGAACCTGTTACCATCTAAG GTGACTCATCTGGTGATCAAGCGGCCACAGTTCTTCCATTTCAAACCTGGAGACTACGTTTACATCAACATCCCAGCCATTGCCAAGTATGAGTGGCATCCTTTCACCATCAGCAGTGCACCAGAACAGCAGG ACACGTTATGGCTTCACATTCGCTCCATGGGTCAGTGGACAAATCGACTCTACGAGTACTTCAGACAAGCAGACACCCCGGCTGCTAGCACAAAAAGGCTGACAATGAACATGACAAACGGGCAGCATCGGAGGAAAGTCCAG GAGCTGTTCCACTCCATGGCCTGCAGTGATACTGTGGCTTCCAACAGAGACGATGCCATAGAATTAACCTCATACCGGCCCAGTGTCGTACCTCAGGCACCCCACAGTTCAGCCGTTGAGTGTATGGGCCATGCTGAGCTCGGAGAGAGCCCTCACCTCAGAGAG GTCTCAGCTAAGCTCGGTGACAGTCACAAGTTTTGTAACATTAAG TGCTACGTGGATGGGCCTTATGGGACCCCCACCCGCCAGATCTTCACCTCGGAACACGCAGTTCTCATAGGAGCCGGAATCGGGATCACACCTTTCGCTTCCATCCTACAGAGCATAATGTACCG TTACCGTATGAGGAAGCAGAACTGCCCCAACTACAGCTACTCCTGGTGCGAGAACATCAAAGACAATGAGATGAAGCTGCGCAAA GTCGACTTCATATGGATCAATCGGGACCAGAAGTCCTTTGAGTGGTTTGTTAGTCTGCTGACGAAGCTGGAGATGGACCAAGCTGACAAGGAGCCAGAGG GTCGCTTCCTAGAGATGCACATGTACATGACGTCAGCTCTAAGTAAGAACGACATGAAGGCTATAGGACTGCAGATGGCGCTAGATCTTCTggccaagaaggagaaaaaggacTCGATCACTGGTCTACGTACGCGCACCCAGCCAGGAAGGCCAGACTGGGGCAAG GTGTTCCAGAAGGTGGCCGAGGAGAAGAAAGGGAAGGTGCACGTGTTCTTCTGTGGCTCTCCTGCCCTCGGAAAGCTCATCAAGGCTCACTGTGAGCGATTCGGCTTCAGCTTCTGCAAAGAGAACTTCTGA